Genomic DNA from Lutibacter sp. A80:
TTGGGTATTCTATTAATATGTTAACTCTTTTTGCAATTGTACTCTCCATTGGTATTGTGGTAGATGATGCTATTGTGGTTGTTGAGGCTGTACACGCTAAATTAGATCAAGGTGCAACTTCGGCTAAAAAAGCAACAGTTTCTGCAATGAGCGAGATAACAGGAGCTATTGTGTCAATTACTTTGGTAATGTCTGCGGTGTTTATTCCCGTTACTTTTATTAAAGGATCGTCTGGAATTTTTTACCAGCAGTTTGCAATTACTTTAGCGATAGCAATTATTATTTCTGCAATAAATGCCTTAACCTTGAGTCCAGCGTTGTGTGCTTTATTTTTAAAACCTCATAAAGAAAAAGAAGGAAAATTAACGCTGGTTGAACGTTTTGATGTTGCTTTTAATACCGGATTTGATACTATGCAAGGAAGGTATAATAGAATATTAAAAACATTAATAAAAAGAAAATGGATAACTGGAGTAATATTAATATTAACAGTAATAACTTCAATTTATTTATTTAGAACTACGCCTACAGGTTTTATTCCTACAGAAGATAGAGGAACAATTATGGCGGATATTTCTTTACCTCCTGGGGCTACATTAGAGCAAACACAAAAAATTGTAAACAGCTACGATTCTATCCTAAATTCAATGGATATAATTAATGCAAGAATGAATGTAGTTGGGTATAGTTTATTAAACGGAGTAAGTGGAGGATCTTATGCCTTTTCTATTATTGAATTAAAAGATTGGAGTGAAAGAACAGAAGCAAATCAATCTGTAAGTGCCGTAGTTGGTGAGCTTTTTGGAAGAACGGCAGGTATTAAAGATGCTAAATTAATATTTTTTACACCTCCTAGTGTTCAGGGTTTTGGAACAGCAGATGGTTTTGAATTTAAATTGCAAAGTAGTGGAGAAGAAGATTGGATAGCAATGAATAAAACGTCTAACGAGTTTTTAGGTGCACTAAATGCAAGACCAGAAATTCAATATGCTATAACAAGTTTTAACCCTAATTTCCCACAATATGAAATAGACATTAATCTTGAAAAAATTAAAGACGCTGGATTAACAGTTAGTGAAATTTTTAATACACTTCAAGGATATTATGGTGGATTATATACAACAGATTTTAACAAGTTTGGAAAGCAATATCGTGTAATGGTACAAGCAAAACCAGAAGATAGGGCTACACCTGAAACGTTGAATAGTATTTTTGTTAGAAATAGTCAAAATGAATCGGTTGCAATTAGTCAATTTGTAAGTTTAAAAAGGATTTATGGGCCAGAGTTTGTTTCTCGATATAATCTTTTAAAATCTATAAGTATTTCAGGTAAATCAAATCCAGGATATAGTACTGGAGATGCAATTAACGCAATAAATGAAGTTGCTGCAGAATATTTACCAAAAACATATAGTTACGAATTTTCAGGTATGACTCGTGAAGAAATTCTTGCAGGAGGTCAATCTATTTGGGTGTTCTTATTAAGTTTAGTGTTTGTTTATTTCTTATTATCTGCACAGTATGAGAGTTATATATTACCACTATCCGTATTATTTTCATTGCCTGTAGGTGTAGCCGGAGCAATTTGGTTTATAAATTTAGCAGGGCTAGAAAATAATATTTATTTTCAGGTAACATTAATTATGTTAATAGGTTTATTAGCTAAAAATGCCATTTTAATTGTTGAATTTGCATTGCAACGAAGACGTCACGGATTAACTTTATACGAGTCGGCAATTCAAGGTGCAAAAGCACGTTTACGACCAATTATTATGACATCCTTCGCCTTTATTTTTGGAATGCTTCCATTAGCTTTAGCAGGTGGTGTAGGTGCTGTAGGAAATAGATCTATTGGTACAGGTGCTGCCGGAGGTATGTTAATAGGAACTTTAATTGGTGTTTTAGTAATACCAGTATTATTTGTAATCTTCCAAGGTTTACAAGAAAAAATTGGAAAAAAACCAACATTAGAAGATCCTGAAATTTTATAAAATTATAAAAATGAAAAAACAAAATATATCAAAATTAATTATTGTTTTAATTGCAAGTGTACTATTGCAGTCGTGCTTTGTAGCAAAAGATTATAAAAGTCCAGAAGTTGAAACAGCTAATTTATATAGAACAGAACAAGTATTAGATAGCACTTCATTAGCTTCAATTTCTTGGGATACGTTATTTACAGATTCTTATTTAAACCAATACATTAAAGAAGGATTAACTAATAATTATGATGTACAAATTGCTTTAGAAAGTTTAAAAGCTGCTGAAGCATCTATGAAACAAAGTAAAACAGGAAATATACCAACTTTAACTGGTAATGCATCTTGGTTACATCAAGAATATAGAGATACCGATGACTATAATCAATATGAATTGTCTGGAGCTTTGTCTTGGGAAGCCGATATTTGGGGTAAAATTAGAAGTAATAAAAGAGCGGCAATTGCTTCATATTTGCAAACTGTATCCGTACAGCAAGCTATTGAAACGCAAATTGTAGCTAGTATTGCTTCAACGTATTATCAATTATTGGCTTTAGATGCACAAGTTAAAATTGCAGAGAAAACATTAATTAATCGTAATGAAAGTATAGAAACTATTAAGGTTTTAAAAGATGCAGGAAGCGTAAATGAAGTATCTGTTAAACAAACAGAAGCTCAAAAATATGCTACTGAAATTATTTTAAAAGATTTAAAATACAATGTAAAAATTGTTGAGAATACCTTATGTATTTTATTAGGTAGAACACCTTCTGCTATAGCTAGAAACACATTTGATAACCAAAATATTACAGCAGATGTTGTAGTAGGTGTGCCAGCATTATTATTAAGTAATAGACCAGATGTAATTGTGGCAGAGCTTAATTTTAGAAGAACTTTTGAGCTAACTAATATTGCTAGAAGTAATTTTTATCCTTCACTAACGGTTAGTGCTTCAGGTGGTTTTCAAAATATTGAATTAGAAGATTGGTTTAATACAAAATCGTTATTTGCTTCTGTATTAACAG
This window encodes:
- a CDS encoding efflux RND transporter permease subunit, encoding MLKVFIERPVLSTVISIIITILGVLGLQSLPVEQYPEIAPPTVKVSASYTGANAETVLNSVIVPLEEEINGVEGMTYMSSTASNNGAASISVFFEQGVDPDIAAVNVQNRVSRATSKLPSIVVQTGVTTIKSQTSALLFFSLFSDNEEYDDTFVQNYAKINIVPKLQRVNGVGQVTIFGGKDYSMRIWIDPHKMAMYNVVPSDIQAALNEQNIEAAPGKFGENADGTYEYTIRYKGHLSETSEYENIIVKSIGNGQFLRLKDVATIELGALSYTSRNMGMGNPGVAGGIFQTSGSNARVVTEEVMKILEDASKDFPKGVDYVIPFNVKTFLDASIEKVISTILEAFILVFIVVFIFLQDFRSTLIPMIAVPVALIGTFFFMNLFGYSINMLTLFAIVLSIGIVVDDAIVVVEAVHAKLDQGATSAKKATVSAMSEITGAIVSITLVMSAVFIPVTFIKGSSGIFYQQFAITLAIAIIISAINALTLSPALCALFLKPHKEKEGKLTLVERFDVAFNTGFDTMQGRYNRILKTLIKRKWITGVILILTVITSIYLFRTTPTGFIPTEDRGTIMADISLPPGATLEQTQKIVNSYDSILNSMDIINARMNVVGYSLLNGVSGGSYAFSIIELKDWSERTEANQSVSAVVGELFGRTAGIKDAKLIFFTPPSVQGFGTADGFEFKLQSSGEEDWIAMNKTSNEFLGALNARPEIQYAITSFNPNFPQYEIDINLEKIKDAGLTVSEIFNTLQGYYGGLYTTDFNKFGKQYRVMVQAKPEDRATPETLNSIFVRNSQNESVAISQFVSLKRIYGPEFVSRYNLLKSISISGKSNPGYSTGDAINAINEVAAEYLPKTYSYEFSGMTREEILAGGQSIWVFLLSLVFVYFLLSAQYESYILPLSVLFSLPVGVAGAIWFINLAGLENNIYFQVTLIMLIGLLAKNAILIVEFALQRRRHGLTLYESAIQGAKARLRPIIMTSFAFIFGMLPLALAGGVGAVGNRSIGTGAAGGMLIGTLIGVLVIPVLFVIFQGLQEKIGKKPTLEDPEIL
- a CDS encoding efflux transporter outer membrane subunit, producing the protein MKKQNISKLIIVLIASVLLQSCFVAKDYKSPEVETANLYRTEQVLDSTSLASISWDTLFTDSYLNQYIKEGLTNNYDVQIALESLKAAEASMKQSKTGNIPTLTGNASWLHQEYRDTDDYNQYELSGALSWEADIWGKIRSNKRAAIASYLQTVSVQQAIETQIVASIASTYYQLLALDAQVKIAEKTLINRNESIETIKVLKDAGSVNEVSVKQTEAQKYATEIILKDLKYNVKIVENTLCILLGRTPSAIARNTFDNQNITADVVVGVPALLLSNRPDVIVAELNFRRTFELTNIARSNFYPSLTVSASGGFQNIELEDWFNTKSLFASVLTGLTQPIFNQRKIKTNYEIAQANQQKAYLEFKQTLLLAGKEVSDVLADYKNETEKLSIRKNQLESLTLAADYSDELLQYGMVNYLEVLTAKDNALNTELAYITNKYNQMNAIITLYRALGGGIKN